ATTCCTGCCGTTTATGCCATCTGCCCATTAGTCACTCAGTAACTGTCTCGGTTATTAGATCAACTGTTGGATATCAtggtgcttgtgttcaagtaacccttattttacttttattacagtgtattgttataattgttttgtttcattatcagttattgttgttaatcccTTACTATGTCTAGTTTATAAATTAATCTTTATCATAGGTACATAAGGAAAAACATATATAGGTTTGGTACTATCCActgtttcaggcatccactgggggtcttggaacaaaTCCCCTGAGGATAATAGGGTACTACTGTAATTTCTTCCATTTACTTGTCTGTATGTTTTTAAACTGTAGTTTGACATGAAACCATACATGTAGTTTTTgcattcctcatttttttctaaatccagCACCTTAGACCGCTTGGCCACACTACCACactcattttttcttaatatgtaaCGTTTCCCCATgttattaaaaattctttgtattattttagatAGCTGCGTAGTATTACATCTTAGAGCCTATTATAACTGAAGTCTTTCTTTTACTGTTAGAAACTTAGGaggtttccagttttttgttaTGCTGTGATAATGGTATCTTTTTTGCATGAATCATTTACCTTTGAGACTATTTCCTTAGGCTATACTTAGGGAAATCTCATTATTTTACCTAAGGGAAagtagttttatggtttttagaTGCAAATTTCAGAATTGCTTTATAGAAAAGCTGTCAGTTCATAATTTAACCAGGAGTATATAAATGAATCCATTTTGTCGAACTCTCACTACTAAATactatccatttaaaaatattccatttcttttttctttatagcatttgTTCAGTGCTCAGCACAGGAGTTTGACCAGACAGAGTAGACGTCAAATATGTACCAGCAGTTTGATGGAGCGTTTCTTACAGGATGTACTGCAGCACCACCCATATCACTGTCAAGAGAGCAGGTAAAGTAGTTGATTGGAATAATATTTATACGTAGTTATATGTTACAGTGGGTGTTTGTGTTCATGTCCCAATCAACACTTTAAGTGAATCTTTGAATCAAGGAATATAAAGTGAAATTTTAGTAACtttcatttgcaattttaaatttttcttagcttaaGTAAGAAATTTCACTATAGAAGATATGGACTacattatgtttttttcctaaataaaagtCTTAGGCTAATAAATAATTGTATATCATGAAGATGTTTTGTAAGTATGTTATAGGATTAAGCagggggaaaaggaggaagaaatagtttttatctgtttgtttgtttgttttttctgaggtggagtttcgctcttgttgcccagggtagagtgcagtggcatgatctcagctcaccgcaacctccacctcccaggttcaagcaattctcctgcctcagcctcccgagtagctgggattacaggcgtgcgccaccacgcctggctaattttttgtatttttattagaggcgaggtttccccatgttggtcaggctggtctggaactcccgacctcaggtgatccacccagcttggcctcccaaagtgctgagattacaggtgtgagccaccgcacctgcaaAATAGTTTTTGGAAGGTTAGCAACAGAAAATCTGATGACAAAAGCAGAGTAAGGACAATCAAGTCAAAACTGAGTCAGTTCCACATTAATAGAACTCTTTGCTAATTCTGAGTAAAAGAGATATCAAAAAGAATTGGGTTTTTAAATAATCTGTCTTTATTTTGATAGCTTTTCTTGTCTCCAtttgttttagttgtttttaataaaagtaattattttgatAACATTTAAGAGTTAATGCCCtatgttaaagaaaaacattggTAGAAAATCAGATTAAATACTGTGGTAAGTTTTTAGCTCCAGCTGTACAAGATAAGGTAAAAATAGATCATTAGCACATCTGTGCAGAATTAACTGAGATGTGCACCAATTAGTAGAAAAAGAGATAAACTTCTTTGCCTTGCAGATCACTAACATAGACCTTAGaaatggcaaaaatattttaatggggAAAAGTTAGAGGAAAACAAGATGATTTCTTAGCTGATGGGAAGATAGAATTAGCCTATCCTGGGGTCAGTAtaaatttccagtttttttgtttttttttgagacggagtcttgctctgtcacgatctcagctcactgcaacctccgccttcctgattcaagcaattcttcctgcctcagtctcccgagtagctgggattagaggcacacatcaccacgcctggctaatttttttgtatgtttagtagagactgggttttgccatgttggccaggctggtcttgaactcctgacctcagatgatctgcccgccttggcttcccaaagtgctgggattacaggcatgagtcaccgtgcccagctccaTTGTATAAGTCTCATGAGCAGTGCTTCAGCAAACATGTTTTCACatgaaactgtttcttttttgttttgttttgtttttttgagacagagtctcactctgttggccaggttggagtgctatggcatggtcttgggtcattgcaacctccatctcccggactcaagcaattctcctgcctcagcctcccgagtagctgggattacaggcatgtgccaccatgcctggctaatttgtgtatttttagtagagatgggtttcaccatgttggccaggctggtctcaaactcccgacctcaggtaatctgcccacctcgccctcccagagtgctgggattacaggcgtgagctactgcgcgcGGCCACATGCAACTATTTCTATGTTATATCTTGCTAGAATTTGAAGTTCTGGGTCAGAGTTTATGgaccttaaaaatgtttttttaattttttttaaaaattttttaactttcctttttggaataatttcaggcTTACAAAAATGTTGCAAAACGGGTACAAGAAGTTCTTGGATCACCTTCCCCTGGCTTTCTCAAATATTAAATCCAAAATAACCCCagagggccaggagtggtggctcacacctgtaatcccagcactttgggaagccaaggagggctgatggcttgaggtcaggagttcaagaccagcctggccaacatggtgaaacccctgtctctactaagaatataaaaattagctaggcatgttggcacatgcctgtagtcccagctactcgggaggctgaggtagaatagTTCCTtgaactgtactccagcctgggtgacaaagctagactccatcttaaaaaaaaagattaaaaaaaaaaaaaaaccacagtacAATGATAAAAACCAGGAAACTACAAATGcagtaggaggattacttgactacgggagttggaggctgcagtgtacTTTGACCTCCCCGCAGCCCGTGAATAggtgcatccagcctgggcaacaaagtgaggcctgTCCTGgcctctaaaaaaaaacaagccccaagctggacgcagtggctcacacctataataccaccactttgggaggccgaggcgggcggatcacctgaggttgggagtttgagaccagcctgaccaacatggagaaaccctgcctctactaaaaatacaaaaaattagctgggcatggtggtgcatgcctgtaatcccaggtactcaggaggctgaggcaggagaattgcttgaacccgggaggtggaggttgtggtgagtcgagattgtgccattgcactccagtctgggcaacaagagtgaaacttcgtctcaaaacaaacaaacccaaagcaAAATCTCCCTGAACCCTGCTCAGAGGGagccaattttaaaaacacaaaaaccagaaACCAAGAAATTACATTGATACCATACTAACAGCTAATCTATAGACCTTGTTTAAATTTTGTTGGTTGTCTTAACTCATGTCCATTTCTTGGACCAGAAGCCAATCCAGAATCACACATTGCATTTTGTTGTCAGCATCTCCTTAGTTTTCCTTTATCTTAAATCGttcctcagtttttctttgtttttaagaccATGATACTTTCTTTATAGAGTACTGGCCAGTTAATTTATGGGATAGCCTTCAATTTTTGTCTGTCTGATATTTTCTTATGATTAAACTTTGGTCATGCATTTTGGGCACGAATATCTTAGAATCGATGTTGTGCCCTTCTCAGTGTGGAATCAGGGGACACATAATGTTGCCCTATCATTTGGGTGATGTTAGCTTGAGCCACTTGATTAAGGTACTACTGTCTGCCAGGTTACTCCACTGTGAAGTTACTGTTTTTCCTAATTCATAAGGATCGGTATGGGGAAGAACTTTGAGACTGAGTAAATACCCTGTTTCTTATCTTACTTTTGCCCACTTATTTTGTGCAGCCATTAATGATTCTTTAATCAAAATTCTACCATAAAGAAGATCTTGttctttcacttatttattcaagtatttaatatttatttatatcattgtagactcatggatatttcttttattctatggGTTTTAATTTGTTactagttattatttattttgttgctcacaTTGTGTATGGACATTTGAAATCCTTGCTAGACACTTCCTAGAAGGCTATACCAATTTATACTCACACCAGCAGCATAAGAGAATGCCGATTTCCTGTCACTGTTGCTAACCCTGGGATTATCAGCTTCTTTTTTCCCTACCAAAATAATGGGCCAAAAATGTGTAGATATACATACTGATAATCCCATATTATCTATTTTCAGGTAGAacttttttgtgtattcattggCCATATTTTATTCTATGATATGTTTGTTAatatactttgcccatttttctattgagttatttgtatattttggctTTGTAAGCAATATTTGAGTATGAGTAATAtcctttgtattttaaatgtgttacagattttttttcgGAACCCAGTTGTTTGTCTTTTAACTGTATATGTTATTCTTTATCATACAGAGattaaaatttttgatttaatCAGATGTAAGGAGAATTTTTCTTTACGGCTTCTTTTATGCCTTTTTCTTCATGCCTTTGTTTTTCGTTTTAAATACTTGTAATCATCTTGGAGTTTCTTTGTATATGTGGTGTGAGGCAGGACTTCTTGTATCTCTCATTATCCCTGCTGATATAAAATGTCACCACCTGTGTCATAACCTGAGTTcttgtatttgtgtatatgtgtgtatgtagatCTTTTTGCATATCattttgtttccttgattttaaaaaaatcacatgccaatagtacattattttattatatatgtataaactttCTAACTTACAggatttatgatttaaaaaaatttcctttctgtTCTCCTCTTGTCTAGAcattgtaaattttttattttagctttcctGAAAGTCAgctcttgctttatttttgttttgtcttcattaattttttccttttcttaatgtATTTCATCTACCTTCTTATGGGGGCAATttggttgttatttttttcatcttaaatTGGATGCCCAGTTGTATTTATGAATTCTTTTCTTAATGGAAGTATTTAAAAGTATGACGTTTTTATTTTGGCCATATctcatagtttttatttcttttagataatttaaaaaatattttctttttagcgcaagagtttttctttttagctcaaGAGTTTAGctgttttttgttcgtttgtaggtctcactctgtggcccaggctggagtgcagcgtgtgattatagctcactgtagtctcaaagtcctgggctcaagtgacccacctgcttcAAACtctcgagtatctgggactataggcatgtaccaccatgcctggcttattttttaaaatttttgtagaaacaggatctcattatgttgccaaggctgttctcgaactcttggcctcaagtgatcttctcacttGAGTCTTCCAAAGtgaggggattacaggcatgaaccaccacacctggccaaaagagTGGTTTTTAATCTTTAATGGTTAGCTTTTTagagagctttttttttgttgtgtagTTACAAATGATGTGTTAAATGTGGATTATGATTTAATTGTTAaacatattatacacacacaaatacagatgCAGATCAAAGCATCCAGATGGCAGTTCATGACCTTCTTGGGATTTTACAAACTGTATGATTTTATGAttctaccttcttttcttttctcccttttctttcttttcttagctACATGTTgcaaaattggttttattttgagaatGTTGTGGTAGTCCTTAAGACAAATGAAGAAGTCTAGGGTTCTGAAGAACTAGAGTAAAGTGGTTGTTGCACTGCAATGTCATTGTTGAGAAGTATGAAAAATTAGGATTGTTTTTTGCTGCATCACAATACTTTGGATGCCGggttaacttttttattttccaaattcaaaattaatattaagGCAATCAATTTATATGAGAAAGATAGTAACAGTAATACTTAggctaaaataaaattgcatatgGCTGACACATGTGCATGTTCTCTTAGACAAATGACATCTCAAATTGGAaaaattcaatacatttttagctgtttatttttaatttttataggcTGTTTTTATAAACAAACAGTTTCAGATTAATGGAAACATTGAGGAAATAGTACAGAGTGGGCCTATAATGCTCTCTCACCCAATTTCTCTATTATTAACgttaatgtggtatatttgttacaagtAATGAACTGATATTAGTAAAGTCCATGGTTTATTCAGACTTCTTAGTTTCTACTTAAACTAAGTTTTCTTAAACTaagatttccttagttttactagtttttctgtttcagaatcacatccaggataccacattacattcACTTGTAATGTCTCTTTAGGTctctcttggctgtgacagtttaatctttttttttttttttttttttcttaagtctagATGTGATGATACTTACCTCCttgaattgttattattttttatgtgtctgcCTTCTGCAGCTACTTGAATGGTCTTTAAGAGGCAGCTCAACTTTTTTTGAATTTGCCTTAgtacctagcatagtgcctgtAACGCAGTAGTAAGTCCTTAGTAGGTGGTTGTTACGTGAATGAATGTTTGCCTGACTTTAAGAATTCAggctaggccgggcacggtggctcaagcctgtaatcccagcactttgggaggccgagacgggcggatcacgagatcaggagatcgagaccatcctggctaatacggtgaaaccccgtctctactaaaaaatacaaaaaactagccgggcgaggtggcgggcgcctgcagtcccagcgactcgggaggctgaggcaggagaatggcataaacctgggagtcagagcttgcagtgagctgagatccggccactgcactccagcctgggcgacagagcaagactccgtctcaaaaaaaaaaaaaaaaaacaagagttcaGGCCATGGCAATATCATTAGGTCAGCTGGTTATATACATGAAAGAGCAGTCCCTGAAATGCTTTGGTTAAACATGTTGTCTTGATACTGATAGAAGAGATTCATAGACTGATTTTAGATACGAAAAttttgggtctttttaaaaataatggaatttaaattttgaatggGAAATGCATATACATAGACATAATTCACAGGGCACGTTCAAAAGTAAGTCTTCTTAAATTGCTGCCATCCTGTAATCACTTCACTAGAGGTAACACGTGATACCTCTAGACTTCTACAGTTGTATGTGCCATTCTCTAGATATTCTAAGtgcattattttttcccttctattttacataaatggtaGCTTTCTGTGTACCCTTGCTTTTCACTAACAATGTTTATAGtaattggtttttatttgtatgtatagaggtgttttattatttttaaaaaccacattgtATTCCATTAAATACCATTAATTATTTAACCAGTACCCAGTTACTGAGTATTCAGGTTGATTCTAGTCATTTGCTATTACTCCTCCCTCCTCTCAAAAGTAGCAGTAAGTATTCTTGTACATGCCTCATTAAACCCATGAGAAAACCAAAAGTGGAATTAGAGGTCAGAGGGTATGtacattcttaattttaatagacATTGCAAAATTGCTTTTTGTAGAGGTTACAAATCTACATAGAGGTTAACCAGTAACCGTTAACTGATCTATATTCCTGTGAACAATGTATTAAAGTGCCTTCGTTCTTACACCCTCACCAAAACATTGTGTTAAgattaataatagctaacatttgtgaatgcttactatgtgtcgagctgtttcttcattttaatgctCCTTACATGTAACAATTAATTTACTCATCAAAACAATCTCATGAGGGAAAATAGTGTAAGATTCcctttttttggaggcagaaacTGAAGCATACAAAGTTAAGTAACATATGTCAAACTTTTTGCTGTTACTACTCtgataattgaaaaataatatatgattttatttgattAATCATTCATGTTTAGGGGCCATTTGTATTTCAGTAGCAATTGGTAGCACCACCTCCACCTTCTGCAGTAATTCCCTCCCCGCAGTCCATGCAGTGTTCAGCCTGTGGTGACTGCCTGGATTCCTTGTCCTTTAAGGATAGTCCAGAATAGAAAGCAAATAACGTTTATTATGcctctcttttaatattttaaacagataTTAGAATATGTTTATGAGTCTCCCCCCTTTCTTTTTAGTTCAACACAAGATGAGACACATGTGAATACTGGGTCATCATCTGAAGTGGTGCATTTGGATGATGATTTttctgaagaagaagaagaggatgaGGATAAGATTGAGGATGAGGATGCTACTGAAGAGAGACCCTCCGAGGCTTCAGAACCTATTGAAGAGTTACATTCCAGACCTCATAAATCTCAGGAAGGCACACAGGAGGTTTCAGTTCGACCATCAGTTATTCAAAAACTGGAGAAGGGACAGCAGCAGCCCTTGGAGTTTGTTCATAAAATTGGGGCCGGTGTGAAAAAATGTAATCTAGTAGATATTGGTCAGGCTACAAATAATGGAAGCAACTTGGTACGCCCGCCAGTGATTTATAATGCTCCTGCTAGTTGTTTATCTGAAAGCTCTAATGATAGACCAGTTACAACTAATACAACTGGTTTACCGGCAGCAGCTCATTTGGATTCAGTTAGCAAATGTGACCCAAACAAAGTTGACAAATACCTTGAACAGCCAGACGGGGCCTCTAGAAATCCTGTGCCATCATCCCATGTAGAAACTTCTTCATTTTCACATCAGAAACCTAAAGAATCAAATAGGAAATATTTACGCATGAATTCAGATAAGTTGGTTTTGTGGAGAGATGTAAAATCTCAGGGTAAAACTTTGTCAGCTGGCTTGAAATTCCAGGAACGCATGGGTACTAAGGGCTCCTTAAGAGTTAAATCTCCTTCCAAATTAGCAGTAAACCCGAATAAAACTGACATGCCTTTGAATAAAGGAATCTTTGAAGATACTATTCCAAAGCACCATGAGGAATTCTTTTCTAATATGGATTGTACCCAAGAAGAAAAGCACTTGGTTTTTAACAAGAAAGCCTTTTGGGAACAGAAGTGCTCAGTGAGTTCTGAAATGAAGTTTGATTGTAGCTCTCTTCAGTCAGCATCTGATCAGCCCCAAGAGACTGCACAAGACATAAATCTTTGGAAGGAGGAGCGAATTGACCAAGAAGATAACTATGAATCTAGAGGTTCAGAAATGAGTTTTGATTGCAGTTCCTCTTTTCATTCACTGACTGACCAATCTAAAGTGAGTGCCAAAGAAGTAAACCTTTCCAAGGAAGTATGTACTGATGTACAGTATAAGAATAATACATCTTATGTTTCTAAAAGAAGTTCTGATTGCGGTGACATTCTTCACTTGGTTACGAACCAATCCCAAATGACTGTTAAAGAAATAAGTCTTCAGAATGCAAGGCGTATTAGCCTGGTTGACCAAAGCTATGAATCTAGTGATTCTGAAACAAATTTTGATTGTGATGCTTCACCTCAGTCCACTAGTGACTACCCTCACCAATCTGTAAAAGAAGTAAGCCTTTCTAAGGAAGTGCACATTGGTTTGGTTGATAAGAACTATGGTTCCAGTAGTTCTGAAGTAAGTGCTGATTCTGTTTTCCCACTGCAGTCAGTGGTTGACCGACCCCCGGTGGTTGTCAGAGAAACAAAACTTCGGAAGAAGGCTCATTCTGGCTTGGTTGATAACTATGGATCGAGTTGTTCTGAAACAAGTTTTGATTGTGATGTTTCTCTTGAGTCAGTAGTTGATCATCCCCAGCTGACTGTCAAAGGAAGAAACCTGAAAGGTAGACAAGTCCACCTAAAACATAAGAAGCGTAAACCCAGTAGTGCTAAAGCACGTTTTGATTGTGATGTCTCACTCGGGACAGTTGCAGATGAATCCCAGAGGGCCGTTGAAAAGATAAATCTTCTAAAGGAGAAGAATGCTGACCTTATGGATGTGAACTATGAATCCCATGGTCTTGTAATGGGTTTTCACACCGGTGCTCAGTTAGTGGCTGACCAGCCTCAAGTAGCAGAAATAGAGCCTCAGAAAGTGGATGTTGACCTTGAGAATAAGCGTGTTCAGTCTAGCAGTTCTTCTCTAAGTTCTGATTCTCCGGCTTCTCTTTATCATTCAGCTCACGATGAGCCTCAAGAAGCTTTGGATGAAGTAAATCTTAAAGAGTTAAATATTGACATGGAAGTTAAGAGCTATGATTGCTCCAGCTCTGAGTTGACTTTTGATTCTGACCCGCCTCTTCTGTCAGTTTCTGAGCAGTCTCATCTGGATGCTGAAGGAAAAGAACGGCACATTGACCTGGAAGATGAGAGCTGTGAGTCAGATAGTTCTGAAATAACTTTTGATTCTGATATTCCTCTTTATTCAGTAATTGACCAACCTGAAGTAGCTGTTTATGAGGAAGAAACTGTTGATCTGGAAAGTAAAAGTAATGAATCTTGTGTTTCTGAAATAACTTTTGATTCTGATATTCCTCTTCATTCAGGAAATGATCTCCCTGAAGTAGCTGTTAAAGAAGTAATTCAGAAAGAAGAGTACATTCACTTAGAAAGGAAGAATGATGAACCCAGTGGTTCTGAAATAAGTTTGGATTCCTATGCCCCTCGTCATTCAGTGACTAATTCTCCCGAAGTAGCTGTTAAAAAGCTAAATCCTCAAAAAGAAGACCAGGTACActtagaaaataaggaaaatgaaccTATTGATTCTGAAGTAAGTTTGGATTATAATATCATTTTTCATTCAGTGAGTGGACATTCTGAAgatcccattaaaaaaataaaccttcaCACAAAAGAGCACATGTACTTAGAAAATAAGAGTGGTTTTGAAACAAGTTTGGATTCTGATGTCCCTCTTCGGCCAGCGACTCACAAACCTGAAGTAATTGTCAAAGAAACGTGGCTTCAAAGAGAAAAGCATGCTGAATTCCAAGGTGGAAGTGCTGAATTCAGTGGTTCAAAAACAAGTTTAGATTCTAGTGTCCCTCATTATTCAGTAACTGAATCTCAAGTAGCTgttaacaaaataaacagaaagaagcaaTATGTTCTAGAAAACTATGATAAATGTAGTGGTTCTGAAATAATTTTGGATTCTAATGTTCCACCTCAGTCAATGACTGACCAAACTCAGCTAGcttttttgaaggaaaaacatGTTAATCTGagagacaaaaacaataaatcagGTGATTCTGAAATAACTTTTGATTCTGAACAACTTCAGGAAGCGGTTaaaaaaatagaccaatggaaggaAGAGGTTATTGGCCTGAAAAATAAGATTAATGAACCTAGTACTTCTAAATTAATACATGATTCTGATGTTTCTGTCCAATCTGTGGCTGATCAACCCAAAGTAGCTATTAAACATGTAAACCTTGAGAATGAAAACCATATGTACTTGGAAGTTAAGAACAGCCAATATCGTTGTTCTGAAATGAATTTGGATTCTCGTTTCTTGGTTCAGTCAATAGTCAATCGACCTCAAATAACTATTTTGGAGCGGGACCACATTGAGCTAGAAGGTAAGCACAATCAACGTTGTGGTTCTGAAATAAGTTTTGATTCTGATGACCCTCTTCAGTCAGTGGCTGACCAGCTGAGAGAAACCGTTAAAGAAATAAGCCTTTGGAAGGATGAAGAAGTTGACATGGAAGATAGGAATGAAGCTAAGGGTTTTGAAATTATGTATGATTCTGCTGTTCTTCAGCCAGTGGCTGGCCAACCTGAAGGAGTAGTTAAGGAGGTCAGTCTTTGGAAAGAGCATGTTGACTTGGAAAATAAGATTGTCAAACCTACCAgtactaaaataaattttgattctCATGAACCCCTTCTGTCTGTGACTAATAAAATTCAAGgggtgaataaagaaataaatcttttgaGGGAGGAACGTGTTTGTCTGGATGATAAGGGCTATGTGCCCAGTGATTCTGGAATAATTTATGTTTCAAATATCCCTCCTCAGTCAGTGATAAAACAACCCCAAATTTTGCAAGAGGAGCATGCCAGTCTGGAAGATAAGAGCAGTATTTCTTACAGTCCTGAAGAAAGTTCTGATTCCAGTGACTCTTTCCAGGCAGCAGCAGATGAGCTTCAAAAATCTGccaaagaaataaatctttggaAGGAAGACCATATTTATCTGGAAGATAAGAGCTATAAATTAGGTGATTTTGATGTAAGTTATGCTTCTCATATTCCTGTTCAGTTTGTGACCGACCAATCTTCTGTGCCTGTCAAAGAAATAAACGTGCAAAAGAAGAATCATAATAATCTAGAAAGTAAGAACTGTGAAGTCTGtggttctaaaataaaatgtgattcttGTGGTCGTCTTCAGTCAGAAGTTGACCAACCTCAAGT
This region of Theropithecus gelada isolate Dixy chromosome 12, Tgel_1.0, whole genome shotgun sequence genomic DNA includes:
- the ZDBF2 gene encoding DBF4-type zinc finger-containing protein 2 isoform X2; translated protein: MIPDGSSEIQEVMKNSGKHLFSAQHRSLTRQSRRQICTSSLMERFLQDVLQHHPYHCQESSSTQDETHVNTGSSSEVVHLDDDFSEEEEEDEDKIEDEDATEERPSEASEPIEELHSRPHKSQEGTQEVSVRPSVIQKLEKGQQQPLEFVHKIGAGVKKCNLVDIGQATNNGSNLVRPPVIYNAPASCLSESSNDRPVTTNTTGLPAAAHLDSVSKCDPNKVDKYLEQPDGASRNPVPSSHVETSSFSHQKPKESNRKYLRMNSDKLVLWRDVKSQGKTLSAGLKFQERMGTKGSLRVKSPSKLAVNPNKTDMPLNKGIFEDTIPKHHEEFFSNMDCTQEEKHLVFNKKAFWEQKCSVSSEMKFDCSSLQSASDQPQETAQDINLWKEERIDQEDNYESRGSEMSFDCSSSFHSLTDQSKVSAKEVNLSKEVCTDVQYKNNTSYVSKRSSDCGDILHLVTNQSQMTVKEISLQNARRISLVDQSYESSDSETNFDCDASPQSTSDYPHQSVKEVSLSKEVHIGLVDKNYGSSSSEVSADSVFPLQSVVDRPPVVVRETKLRKKAHSGLVDNYGSSCSETSFDCDVSLESVVDHPQLTVKGRNLKGRQVHLKHKKRKPSSAKARFDCDVSLGTVADESQRAVEKINLLKEKNADLMDVNYESHGLVMGFHTGAQLVADQPQVAEIEPQKVDVDLENKRVQSSSSSLSSDSPASLYHSAHDEPQEALDEVNLKELNIDMEVKSYDCSSSELTFDSDPPLLSVSEQSHLDAEGKERHIDLEDESCESDSSEITFDSDIPLYSVIDQPEVAVYEEETVDLESKSNESCVSEITFDSDIPLHSGNDLPEVAVKEVIQKEEYIHLERKNDEPSGSEISLDSYAPRHSVTNSPEVAVKKLNPQKEDQVHLENKENEPIDSEVSLDYNIIFHSVSGHSEDPIKKINLHTKEHMYLENKSGFETSLDSDVPLRPATHKPEVIVKETWLQREKHAEFQGGSAEFSGSKTSLDSSVPHYSVTESQVAVNKINRKKQYVLENYDKCSGSEIILDSNVPPQSMTDQTQLAFLKEKHVNLRDKNNKSGDSEITFDSEQLQEAVKKIDQWKEEVIGLKNKINEPSTSKLIHDSDVSVQSVADQPKVAIKHVNLENENHMYLEVKNSQYRCSEMNLDSRFLVQSIVNRPQITILERDHIELEGKHNQRCGSEISFDSDDPLQSVADQLRETVKEISLWKDEEVDMEDRNEAKGFEIMYDSAVLQPVAGQPEGVVKEVSLWKEHVDLENKIVKPTSTKINFDSHEPLLSVTNKIQGVNKEINLLREERVCLDDKGYVPSDSGIIYVSNIPPQSVIKQPQILQEEHASLEDKSSISYSPEESSDSSDSFQAAADELQKSAKEINLWKEDHIYLEDKSYKLGDFDVSYASHIPVQFVTDQSSVPVKEINVQKKNHNNLESKNCEVCGSKIKCDSCGRLQSEVDQPQVSYKEADLQKEEHVVMEEKTGGPSDSEMMYDSDVPFQIVVNQFPGSVKETHLPKVILVDLVPSDSDYEVISDDIPLQLVTDPPQLTVKDINCINTECIDIEDKSCDSFGSEVRCSCKASTPSMTNQCKETFKIINRKKDYIILGEPSCQSCGSEMNFNVDASDQSMTYESQGPDEKMAKYIDSEDKSCGYNGSKGKFNLGDTSHRTTHRLQKARKEAKLRKDPRNAGLKGKSCQSSASAVDFGASSKSALHRRADKKKRSKLKHRDLEDVRCEPDGFEMNFQCAPPLLSDTDQPQETVKKRHPCKKVSFDLKEKNRDSQSSCVPKADSVRNLKKAKDVIEDNTDEPVLEALPHVPPSFVGKTWSQIMREDDMKINALVKEFREGRFHCYFDDDCETKKVSLKGKKKVTWADLQGKEDTAPTQALSESDDIVCGISDIDDLSVALDKPCHRHPSAERPPKQKWRVASQRQTAKISHSTQTSCKNYPVMKRKIIRQEEDPPKSKCSRLQDDRKTKKKVKIGTVEFPASCTKVLKPMQPKALVCILSSLNIKLKEGEGLHFPKMRHHSWDNDIQFICKYKRNIFDYYEPLIKQIVINPPLNVLVPEFERRNWVKIHFNRSNQNSSAGDNDADGQGSASAPLIAVPARYGFNSRQGTSDPSLFLEESKILHAHEVPKKRNFQLTFLNRDIVKISPKSVRNKFLESKSKKKIHGKKVTTSSNKLGCPKKVYKPIILQQKPRKASEKQSIWIRTKPSDIIRKYISKYSVFLRHRYQSRRAFLGMYLKKKKSVVSRLKKVKRTAKVLLNSSVPPAGAEELSSATANPPAKRPVPVRASCHITRRKKRSDESYHGRKRSPAGPVRAYDLRSSSCLQQCERRMTRLANKLRGNEIK